One Scophthalmus maximus strain ysfricsl-2021 chromosome 9, ASM2237912v1, whole genome shotgun sequence genomic region harbors:
- the gcna gene encoding germ cell nuclear acidic protein yields the protein MNDDNCKLFERVAAKMGWSDKGGLDTVEKKLMSTIGKTRLAATSGHRPVDRSASPVQLVLSGSEDDPEKENQRFKSNEYRSKWLTESSDDDFDQFLVGRATPKAKPPAQKTCSAAKKDSSNVHVVSSDEDDGFETFLQRVKTPSAKPRELSKSASEDSLKSFIVNDFSSDDDFIDTNLSLKVPKKSNTPAAQLPLRRPMSQWESPVFVSDSDDDDNIVVKSTWRTRHTKPKPPATANKDNALLCDKDNSSPSMPLLPVPSPFPFRPHDTPTPPASPKRTLSAPGKLDDSASSEEEFTSLLERLKRKNQHTSTTHSPKNTKEYSKEPPVFFPPVKGRTTSATKTLAETPLNVKTPGKLTTLRPTVSQTEPRHGPTSRVVVCKTPGCFLQSLSLPGSTYGQRFKQNKGDLTSRLYQLYNISVFDSKLPVDMQVTWNKKMRKTAGYCITGQERGGGSRYARIELSEKVCDSADRLRDTLIHEMCHAATWLINGARDGHGTFWKLYARKATVVHPELPMVTRCHSYDIKYKFQYQCTRCQNSIGRHSKSLDTQRFVCALCTGQLVLLTPSKPRAPTPFANFVKENYGTARQELVGQSHGEVMRKLSADFASKTKLSQS from the exons ATGAATGATGACAACTGCAAGTTATTTGAAAGAGTTGCTGCGAAGATGGGGTGGTCGGACAAGGGAGGACTGGACACGGTGGAGAAGAAG CTGATGAGCACAATTGGAAAGACTCGTCTTGCCGCCACGAGTGGGCATCGACCTGTGGATCGATCCGCTTCGCCCGTCCAGCTTGTCCTCTCCGGGAGTGAGGACGACCCAGAGAAGGAGAACCAACGCTTCAAAAGTAACGAATACAGAAGCAAGTGGTTGACTGAGTCCAGTGACGACGACTTTGACCAGT TTCTTGTGGGAAGGGCGACACCGAAAGCTAAGCCCCCTGCACAGAAAACTTGTAGTGCTGCAAAGAAAGACAG TTCAAATGTTCATGTGGTGAGCTCTGATGAAGACGACGGTTTTGAGACAT TTCTGCAACGAGTGAAAACCCCGAGTGCCAAGCCAAGGGAATTATCAAAGAGTGCGAGTGAAGACag CCTCAAAAGCTTCATAGTGAACGACTTCTCATCAGATGATGACTTTATTGACACTAATTTATCTTTGAAAG TGCCTAAGAAGAGCAACACTCCAGCAGCTCAGCTTCCGCTGAGGAGACCGATGTCTCAATGGGAGTCCCCAGTCTTCGTCAGTGACAGTGATGACGATGACAACATTGTGGTCAAGAGCACTTGGAGAACTCGCCACACGAAACCTAAACCCCCGGCAACAGCTAACAAAGATAATGCTCTGCTGTGTGATAAAGACAACAGTTCGCCGTCAATGCCTTTGCTTCCGGTCCCgtccccttttccttttcgtCCACACGACACTCCGACCCCACCGGCGTCTCCCAAGCGTACTCTTTCAGCACCTGGTAAGCTGGATGACTCGGCCAGTTCTGAGGAGGAGTTCACATCCCTTCTGGAgagactgaaaaggaaaaaccaacaCACCAGCACTACACACTCGCCTAAGAACACCAAAG aGTACAGCAAGGAGCCgcctgtgttttttcctcctgtaaAGGGACGCACAACATCAGCCACCAAAACATTAGCGGAGACACctttgaatgtgaaaacaccagggAAACTCACCACCTTGAGGCCCACGGTCAGTCAGACCGAGCCGAGACATGGCCCCACCAGCAG GGTGGTGGTGTGTAAGACCCCAGGTTGCTTCCTGCAGTCACTGTCACTCCCTGGCTCCACCTATGGCCAGCGCTTCAAGCAGAACAAGGGCGACCTCACCAGTAGACTCTACCAGCTGTACAATATCAGTGTATTCGACAGTAAG CTTCCTGTTGATATGCAAGTGACCTGGAATAAGAAGATGCGGAAAACAGCTGGTTACTGTATCACGGGGCAAGAGCGAGGCGGGGGGAGCCGCTACGCCCGCATCGAACTGTCCGAGAAAGTCTGTGATTCTGCAG ATCGTCTCAGGGACACACTGATTCATGAGATGTGTCACGCCGCAACATGGCTGATCAATGGCGCAAGGGACGGGCACGGAACCTTCTGGAAGCTCTATGCCCGCAAGGCCACAGTGGTTCATCCCGAGCTGCCCATGGTCACTCGCTGCCACAGCTATGATATCAAATACAAATTCCAATACCAGTGCACCCGCTGTCAGAACTC TATCGGCCGTCATTCCAAATCACTGGACACACAGCGGTTTGTGTGCGCCCTCTGCACGGGTCAACTCGTCTTGCTGACCCCTTCCAAGCCGCGTGCTCCCACGCCTTTTGCCAACTTCGTCAAAGAGAATTACGGGACTGCGCGACAGGAGCTAGTGGGACAAAGCCACGGGGAAGTGATGCGTAAGCTCAGTGCAGACTTTGCCTCCAAGACTAAACTCAGTCAAAGCTGA
- the cetn2 gene encoding caltractin isoform X1, whose translation MATSAKRPSLQGPVPPPRKKTTPKPELTEEQKQEIREAFELFDTDGSGHIDVKELKVAMRALGFEPKKEEIKKMIGEVDKDGTGKISFADFLSVMTQKMAEKDSKEEILKAFRLFDDDETGRISFKNLKRVAKELGENLTDEELQEMIDEADRDGDGEVNQQEFLRIMKKTCLY comes from the exons atG GCGACCAGTGCCAAGAGACCGTCCCTGCAGGGCCCAGTGCCCCCTCCTCGCAAGAAGACGACCCCCAAACCAGAGCTGACCGAGGAGCAGAAGCAGGAGATCAGGGAGGCCTTTGAGCTGTTTGACACAGATGGCTCCGGACACATTGATGTCAAAGAGCTCAAG GTCGCGATGAGAGCTCTGGGGTTTGAACCCAAGAAAGAGGAGATCAAGAAGATGATTGGTGAAGTGGATAAGGATGGCACAGGGAAAATCTCCTTTGCCGACTTCCTCAGTGTCATGACCCAGAAAATG GCCGAGAAAGACTCCAAAGAGGAGATCCTGAAAGCTTTCCGGCTGTTCGATGATGACGAGACAGGAAGGATCTCCTTCAAGAATCTGAAGAGAGTAGCCAAAGAGCTCGGAGAGAACCTGAcagatgaagagctgcag GAAATGATCGACGAAGCCGACAGGGACGGAGACGGAGAAGTCAACCAGCAGGAGTTCCTGCGCATCATGAAGAAAACCTGCCTGTACTGA
- the cetn2 gene encoding centrin-2 isoform X2: MRALGFEPKKEEIKKMIGEVDKDGTGKISFADFLSVMTQKMAEKDSKEEILKAFRLFDDDETGRISFKNLKRVAKELGENLTDEELQEMIDEADRDGDGEVNQQEFLRIMKKTCLY; this comes from the exons ATGAGAGCTCTGGGGTTTGAACCCAAGAAAGAGGAGATCAAGAAGATGATTGGTGAAGTGGATAAGGATGGCACAGGGAAAATCTCCTTTGCCGACTTCCTCAGTGTCATGACCCAGAAAATG GCCGAGAAAGACTCCAAAGAGGAGATCCTGAAAGCTTTCCGGCTGTTCGATGATGACGAGACAGGAAGGATCTCCTTCAAGAATCTGAAGAGAGTAGCCAAAGAGCTCGGAGAGAACCTGAcagatgaagagctgcag GAAATGATCGACGAAGCCGACAGGGACGGAGACGGAGAAGTCAACCAGCAGGAGTTCCTGCGCATCATGAAGAAAACCTGCCTGTACTGA
- the nsdhl gene encoding sterol-4-alpha-carboxylate 3-dehydrogenase, decarboxylating: MATRVRPSNKRCAVIGGSGFLGRHLVEKLLDRGYSVSVFDIRQSYELPGVTFHQGDLCDPQALLPALRDVSLVFHCASPAPGSDNRALFESVNIQGTRTIIQACIKAGVQKLVLTSSASVVFEGTDIKNGGEDLPYAKKPIDYYTETKIEQEKLVLGACDKEKGFLTVAIRPHGIFGPRDPQLVPILVDTARRGKMKFIIGDGTNLVDFTFVENVVHGHILAAERLRPDSPICGKPYHITNDEPVRFWDFMSEVLVGLGYAAPRYHLPYTLVYGLALLLWLLALILRPLVSFRPTFTPMRVALAGTHHYYSCERAKQDMGYKPVVGLKEGIARTVQSYPHLRRGA; the protein is encoded by the exons ATGGCCACGCGTGTCCGACCG AGTAACAAGCGCTGCGCGGTGATCGGCGGCTCCGGCTTCCTGGGCAGACACCTGGTGGAGAAGCTGCTGGACCGAGGCTACTCTGTGTCGGTGTTCGACATCCGTCAGAGCTACGAGCTGCCCGGTGTCACCTTCCACCAGGGAGACCTCTGCGACCCGCAG GCTCTGTTGCCGGCCCTGAGGGACGTGTCCCTGGTCTTCCACTGCGCCTCCCCAGCCCCTGGCAGTGATAACCGGGCTCTGTTCGAGAGCGTCAACATTCAGGGCACGCGCACCATCATCCAGGCCTGCATCAAGGCTGGAGTACAG aAATTGGTCCTGACTAGCAGTGCCAGTGTGGTGTTTGAAGGGACGGACATCAAGAACGGGGGAGAGGACCTGCCATATGCGAAGAAGCCCATCGACTATTACACAGAGACCAAGATCGAGCAGGAGAAG CTGGTCCTTGGAGCATGTGATAAGGAGAAGGGTTTCCTCACGGTCGCCATCCGGCCTCATGGCATCTTTGGCCCCCGGGACCCACAGCTGGTTCCTATCCTGGTGGACACGGCTCGCAGGGGCAAGATGAAGTTCATCATCGG TGACGGGACCAACCTGGTGGATTTCACCTTTGTGGAGAACGTAGTCCATGGACACATCCTGGCTGCTGAACGCCTGAGGCCGGACTCGCCCATATGTGGAAAA CCGTACCACATCACCAACGACGAGCCAGTTCGATTCTGGGACTTCATGTCTGAGGTGTTGGTGGGGCTGGGGTATGCTGCGCCGCGCTACCACCTCCCCTACACCCTCGTGTACGGACTGGCCCTGCTCCTCTGGCTGCTGGCCCTGATCCTGCGTCCTCTGGTGTCCTTCAGACCCACGTTTACTCCCATGAGAGTGGCTCTGGCTGGAACCCACCACTACTACAGCTGCGAACGTGCCAAGCAGGACATGGGCTACAAACCGGTGGTCGGTCTGAAGGAGGGGATCGCTCGCACGGTGCAGAGCTACCCTCATCTCCGACGAGGGGCTTGA